Part of the Eubacterium sp. 1001713B170207_170306_E7 genome, TTTAATCAGGTGATTATTTTTAGCTGCTATCGTATAGTTATATGGCGGTTCCATAAAGAAAAAATTATACTGAATGGCAGTGTACGAGTGTTTAGCTTTATCATATTGCCAGTATTTAGTGTGTTTAATATTGTCCTGATGATTTTTATATCGACCTATTTATTGCCGCCTTTTATAAAGTTTTGTGTGTTTTGCGATATTCTTTTGATCCCTTTTCTGAACTTGTATTTATTCTATCTTTTTAATAAGGTGGTCCAAAATAATGAGATGAAAAAGCAGCTGGCCCTGTACGACCAGGCGTCAGACCTTCAATACCGCTACTACCAGAAAATGGAGAGCAAGCTGGAGGATTCCAGAAAAACGGTTCATGACATCAAAAACCATCTGCAGGCCATGGAACGGCTGTACCAGACCGGTGAAAAAGAAAAAGGCAGACAATACGGTGATGATTTAAGACAGCTCTTAAACAGTTTTAGCCAGGACTATTATACAGACAACCGAGTTCTGAATATTGTTATCAATGATAAAGCCGAGCGTGGCAAATTATTAGGGATTCCCTTAGATTGTGCCTTAAACCAGATTGATCTGTCATTTATGAAGGAGATGGATATTACAACCATTTTTGCCAATCTTTTGGATAATGCCATTGAGGCCGCCGGTGAATCCAAGGAGCCTTGGACAAAGCTGAGGGCCGATAATGTGCGGGAATTCATTGTGATTTCCATTGAGAACAGTATGGAAAATAATTTGGCTTTAAACGAAGGGCGGCTGAGATCAAGCAAAGAGCGTCATCAGGGCTATGGACTTG contains:
- a CDS encoding ATP-binding protein, with translation MKKQLALYDQASDLQYRYYQKMESKLEDSRKTVHDIKNHLQAMERLYQTGEKEKGRQYGDDLRQLLNSFSQDYYTDNRVLNIVINDKAERGKLLGIPLDCALNQIDLSFMKEMDITTIFANLLDNAIEAAGESKEPWTKLRADNVREFIVISIENSMENNLALNEGRLRSSKERHQGYGLENVKRALEKYNGHLRIETGDHAFKVSLFIPVQMEVKDDG